One genomic window of Daphnia pulex isolate KAP4 chromosome 10, ASM2113471v1 includes the following:
- the LOC124203608 gene encoding monoglyceride lipase-like isoform X1, with product MTQVSQSDDMVSSKKSTNGGGHHTNPVPEQLRIKCGKKLHCRYWEPTVSPRGLVMLIHGLAEHLGCYEELGCRMAAENFLAFGHDHLGHGMSDGHRVHVESIDDYVNDILNHIQLMREEHPQIPIFAVGHSMGGMILLSAALKEPTAFDGVVLMGPLIHIDPNLASPVKLWAARLLSRVTPHLAVSKLTVEHITSDQGEQELIKNDPLVWKGGVKCKWATATHECLVEINKKLTSMKVPFAVLHAEQDKLCNVLGSKVLFEKAQVKDKYLKVFPVGCHHLYRETQIIRQEALDDTVSWICQRVPSRT from the exons atgactcAAGTCTCCCAAAGTGACGACATGGTCAGCAGTAAGAAATCAACCAACGGTGGCGGACATCACACGAATCCAGTGCCAGAGCAATTGCGGATCAAATGCGGGAAGAAACTCCATTGCCGGTACTGGGAGCCCACCGTATCGCCCAG AGGTTTGGTCATGCTGATCCACGGATTAGCAGAACATTTGGGATGTTATGAAGAGCTGGGATGCCGGATGGCCGCCGAGAATTTCCTGGCATTCGGTCACGATCACC TTGGACACGGAATGAGCGATGGGCACCGCGTTCACGTCGAGTCGATAGATGACTACGTCAACGACATCCTCAATCACATCCAGCTGATGCGCGAAGAGCATCCGCAGATCCCAATCTTCGCTGTCGGACACTCGATG GGTGGAATGATTCTCCTGTCGGCTGCATTGAAGGAGCCAACGGCATTCGATGGAGTCGTCTTGATGGGACCGCTGATTCACATCGATCCGAACCTCGCTTCGCCCGTCAAACTCTGGGCCGCCCGATTGCTTAGCCGTGTCACTCCTCACCTTGCG gtGAGCAAATTGACTGTTGAACACATTACCAGCGATCAAGGCGAACAGGAATTGATCAAAAACGATCCACTGGTCTGGAAAGGCGGCGTCAAATGCAAATGGGCCACAGCGACTCATGAATGCCTTGTG GAAATTAACAAGAAACTGACGTCGATGAAGGTCCCATTCGCGGTTCTTCACGCGGAGCAAGACAAATTATGTAATGTTCTGGGCTCAAAAGTCCTTTTCGAGAAAGCTCAAGTCAAGGATAAATACCTGAAAGTTTTCCCGGTCGGATGCCATCACCTCTATCGTGAAACTCAAATCATCCGCCAGGAAGCACTCGATGACACCGTTTCGTGGATCTGTCAGCGCGTGCCCAGTCGGACTtga
- the LOC124203608 gene encoding monoglyceride lipase-like isoform X2 gives MVSSKKSTNGGGHHTNPVPEQLRIKCGKKLHCRYWEPTVSPRGLVMLIHGLAEHLGCYEELGCRMAAENFLAFGHDHLGHGMSDGHRVHVESIDDYVNDILNHIQLMREEHPQIPIFAVGHSMGGMILLSAALKEPTAFDGVVLMGPLIHIDPNLASPVKLWAARLLSRVTPHLAVSKLTVEHITSDQGEQELIKNDPLVWKGGVKCKWATATHECLVEINKKLTSMKVPFAVLHAEQDKLCNVLGSKVLFEKAQVKDKYLKVFPVGCHHLYRETQIIRQEALDDTVSWICQRVPSRT, from the exons ATGGTCAGCAGTAAGAAATCAACCAACGGTGGCGGACATCACACGAATCCAGTGCCAGAGCAATTGCGGATCAAATGCGGGAAGAAACTCCATTGCCGGTACTGGGAGCCCACCGTATCGCCCAG AGGTTTGGTCATGCTGATCCACGGATTAGCAGAACATTTGGGATGTTATGAAGAGCTGGGATGCCGGATGGCCGCCGAGAATTTCCTGGCATTCGGTCACGATCACC TTGGACACGGAATGAGCGATGGGCACCGCGTTCACGTCGAGTCGATAGATGACTACGTCAACGACATCCTCAATCACATCCAGCTGATGCGCGAAGAGCATCCGCAGATCCCAATCTTCGCTGTCGGACACTCGATG GGTGGAATGATTCTCCTGTCGGCTGCATTGAAGGAGCCAACGGCATTCGATGGAGTCGTCTTGATGGGACCGCTGATTCACATCGATCCGAACCTCGCTTCGCCCGTCAAACTCTGGGCCGCCCGATTGCTTAGCCGTGTCACTCCTCACCTTGCG gtGAGCAAATTGACTGTTGAACACATTACCAGCGATCAAGGCGAACAGGAATTGATCAAAAACGATCCACTGGTCTGGAAAGGCGGCGTCAAATGCAAATGGGCCACAGCGACTCATGAATGCCTTGTG GAAATTAACAAGAAACTGACGTCGATGAAGGTCCCATTCGCGGTTCTTCACGCGGAGCAAGACAAATTATGTAATGTTCTGGGCTCAAAAGTCCTTTTCGAGAAAGCTCAAGTCAAGGATAAATACCTGAAAGTTTTCCCGGTCGGATGCCATCACCTCTATCGTGAAACTCAAATCATCCGCCAGGAAGCACTCGATGACACCGTTTCGTGGATCTGTCAGCGCGTGCCCAGTCGGACTtga